The Deltaproteobacteria bacterium genome contains a region encoding:
- a CDS encoding response regulator — translation MSTRILITDTSAAVCRLYQYYLEPLGCEFKTASDAQECLDLAQEWKPDIITLGMELGETSGLELLNQVKNDDRFNLTPVVMISSVSSEDMQVQAFEAGAIEYIIKPFTPDFLRRRVESILDPIERDVAHADKGENRHKVLVAEDSKAIMLLYEFLLDQLGCDIIPCYDGLYAWKELNKNSDSIDLIISDIHMPNMDGREFAKRVRGNPDFNQIPLIMSSTVRELHEIKSLLHQGANDYVTKPFSHEEFAARVNAHLRTRTMMNEQERLNHQLSQMNEILEEKVRARTQEIKDANISAIYMLAVASDAKDSDTGNHIQRVRFYSEELARKIGIDETEAEEIGYSSMMHDVGKLAIPDRVLKKPGRLDDEELAIMRTHAAKGAEILGDNPFFKKARDIAHCHHERFDGTGYPRGIKGEEIPLPARIVAVADIYDALSSARVYKAAWTQDEVLVELVNISGTHLDPRVVNAFLEMVHDGTVDKIRKKYSDPAVDGHI, via the coding sequence ATGTCGACACGTATTTTAATCACAGATACCAGCGCCGCGGTTTGCCGGCTTTATCAGTACTACCTGGAGCCTTTGGGTTGTGAGTTCAAAACTGCATCCGATGCACAGGAGTGTCTCGATTTAGCACAGGAATGGAAACCCGACATCATTACCTTGGGTATGGAGCTTGGCGAAACCTCCGGACTTGAACTACTCAACCAAGTTAAAAACGATGACCGCTTTAACCTCACACCTGTCGTTATGATCTCATCGGTATCCAGCGAAGATATGCAAGTACAGGCCTTCGAAGCAGGTGCTATCGAATACATCATCAAACCATTCACTCCCGACTTTCTCCGCAGGCGTGTTGAATCCATTCTTGACCCCATCGAGCGTGATGTCGCTCATGCAGACAAAGGCGAAAATCGTCATAAAGTTTTGGTAGCAGAAGACAGCAAAGCCATCATGCTACTTTATGAATTTCTCTTGGACCAACTCGGCTGCGATATCATTCCATGCTACGACGGACTCTACGCCTGGAAAGAACTCAACAAAAACTCCGACAGCATCGATCTCATCATCAGTGATATTCACATGCCCAACATGGACGGGCGTGAGTTTGCCAAACGGGTGCGCGGTAATCCGGACTTTAACCAAATACCCCTGATCATGTCTTCAACAGTACGCGAGCTGCACGAAATCAAATCGCTCTTACACCAGGGTGCCAACGATTATGTGACCAAGCCATTTTCACATGAAGAGTTTGCCGCACGTGTGAACGCCCACCTGCGCACACGTACCATGATGAATGAGCAGGAGCGCCTGAACCATCAGCTAAGCCAGATGAACGAAATCCTGGAAGAGAAGGTTCGCGCTCGTACCCAGGAAATTAAAGACGCCAACATATCCGCAATCTATATGCTCGCGGTCGCAAGTGACGCTAAAGACTCAGACACCGGGAACCATATTCAGCGAGTCAGGTTTTATTCCGAAGAACTCGCCCGTAAAATTGGCATTGACGAGACAGAAGCAGAAGAGATTGGCTACTCCAGTATGATGCATGACGTGGGCAAGCTCGCGATACCCGACCGCGTGTTGAAAAAACCTGGCCGACTTGACGATGAAGAGCTCGCCATTATGCGTACCCACGCCGCCAAAGGTGCAGAAATTCTTGGAGACAATCCATTCTTTAAAAAAGCCCGTGACATTGCACACTGCCACCACGAGCGCTTTGATGGAACGGGATACCCACGAGGAATTAAGGGTGAAGAGATTCCCCTGCCCGCGCGGATTGTAGCGGTTGCCGATATTTACGACGCGCTCTCGTCGGCCCGGGTCTACAAAGCAGCGTGGACTCAAGATGAAGTACTTGTAGAACTCGTCAATATCTCTGGCACACACCTCGATCCGAGAGTCGTCAATGCATTCTTGGAAATGGTACACGACGGGACAGTGGATAAGATTCGCAAGAAGTATTCAGACCCTGCGGTCGACGGTCATATCTAA